The region TAAAAGCGGAATGCAGATCCTGCAAGAGTACTTGCGAGATATTCAGGGAATGGGGCGCATAGGGATGCTGCCCCTGGAAGCCGAATACCGGATCTTTCATGCCATGCTGGTGACCGCCCTCACCCTGAATGCCTCCCAGGATGTTCAACAACTGATCAGTCGGCTGATGGGCATTGCAGAAATTATTGGCCATAAGGAATTGACCAACCGCACCACAGACTTTTGCACCACAGCCCTGGTATCCACAAGCAACTACAGTGAGAGTATTGCCCTTGGAAGGCCGCAACTGCAGAAACCCCTTGTGCCGGGCATGCAGAGTTCCTATGTGGGGGTCATCGTCGACATGGCGAATGCCTTTCTCCATATTGGGGCGTACAAGAAGTCAAGGCAGTTTCTCCAGGAAGGTCTGGAGAAGATTCCCAACTCCTCCTCGCTTCTCGGTTACTTCCAATGGATCGAGGCGCAGTCCGGCCATCTCAGCCAGACAGAGGAACTGCCGAAGAACTGGGACCGGGTTGCCCGATACGGATGGCAGATTGAGGCCTTTCGGGAACTGAGTCGCGCCCTGGCGGAAGGTCCACACCGCGCCCATCATCGGCGACAACACTTTCTGCGGATCGTGGAGATCACGAATGAAGGTGTGGACACCCGTCTGTCCCACGATTCGACGGTTGAACGGTGGCTGAGGGCGCGTGCTCGTCTGGGTTTGGGTGAATACTCGCTGGCCCGCAGTGAACTGAGCAGAGGAGAACCATGTCGACCGGAGGACCTGCTGCACCGGGCCTGGACCAACGCCTTGCATCTTGAACTGGGAATGACCGTTCTTCCCCAACTGCTCAAGCCCATGCAGGAACTGGAGGAGGAGGCGCGCCGGATCTATGCGGATCTTCAGAAGATCGAGCATGCCGACCCGGAAGGACTGACGCAGCTCACCGCGCGGTGGATGCCCGCGGCAGTCGCCTACCTAGGACTGATGCCGGACGCCATTCCCGACTGCCGCAAAGCGCTGGAGAACGTCTTTCGGATCAAAGATCGCAAGAGTCGTTGGAGCATGACCGTCCTCCCCCCGGCACTCGCGCTGAGTTTGACGTTGGACGCCCTTGGACAGGAGTACCAGCCGGGCTTCAGCACCAACACGAACTACCAGTTGCGGCCCCTCAAACAGAAGGTTGGGGACGCGGAGGTCTGGGGTCCTGTCGTCGCTCCTGTCACTCTTGCCCTGGGGCTGTTAAGGGGGGGTTACCTTGATGCCGCCCGGGAGTGGCTGTCGGTCACCCGTATGGCGCCCGAAGCAAGGGGGGACTTGGGTGAGATCGCCGAGAACATCCAGGTGTCGTTTAAGCAGGCGGCTCAAGGCGTCTTGTCGTTCCACCAACTTCTTCAAAGGCTGGAAGTACTCATGGTGTAGCTGGCAGAGACCCCACCCCTCCCCCAACGCTTGACGGGCTACAGCCAGCGGCCAAGCCTAGTCGTGTTCTGAAGAACCTTGACGCGCTCGCTCAGAGGTATGTTTTTTGATTGCCGCATAGACTTGGAGGTGAGGGTTGCACCTCGCCGCGTCCACACTCCGGGCAACTCCACCTTTACGAAAGACGCCCCATGTCTCAGGGCCAGCCGCAACGTCTGGTCCTGTACGTCAGGCACCCCGGGCAGGGACCGCACGGCCGCGAACAGCAACCGCTCATCCCACGTAGGGTGTCCCGCTTTCGCAAGCGTCTCAGCCACAGCCGGTAGCCAGGCGGCGGAACGAGGCATTCCACGCCACCAGTTCGCGGCCTCGCAGGAGCGGAACGATTTGGGGGTACACCTGGGGCCAGCTCGGCGCCGCCAACTCCTCGCCGGTGATGTCCTGCACCGCCTGCACCCCCTCGCTCACCGGCCCGAGCGGGCGAACCAGGGATTCAAACAGCACCTCGCCGGTAGGGGAGACCGGGGCGACTGAGGGTCACCTCGGCGTCCTCGTTGATCCCCGTCGTCTCAGTGTCCAGGCTCAGCCAGTGGTTCCGAGCCACGATCCCCCGCAGGGCAGCCTGCCCCTCAGCAGCCTGCTCGGAAACCCCGCCAGAGTCGCCAGCAAGCCCAGCGCCACCGTCGCCAGCGTCAGGACGGACACCACGTCGTTCGTCCGCAGGGTGGCCCGCGCCGTGTACAGGTCGAACGAGCCCAGCACCAGGGAGCGCGCACTCTCCAGGGAATCCACGGTGTGCTCGTACTCCACCGCCAACGCCCGCAGGTGCCGCTCCGGTTCGTCGCCCACAAAGGCCACGAAGTCCGGCCGGGCCAGCGCGCTGTACACCCGGCGGTGGGACGTCAGCAACCGGCAGAGGTCCCCCACCTGCCCCGCAGCCGGGCCAGGTCCGCCAGCAGCTCCGATCCGACCGGCGCGGTCAGGGTGCGGGCGCGGTGGATCGCCCCCTCGCGCTCGTAATGGTAGTAGGAGTTGGGGGAAGGGGCACACAGCGCACGATCTCCTTCGGCCAAGCTCAGGCCGGGTACACGGGGAAGGCACTCCGAAGGGCTGCCAGAAGGGGTTTCTGGAGGACAGGGGCGGGAGGTGCCGCCACGGGTGCTTCACCCGGAAGCTGGGCGCCCAGGTGCGCGAACACCAGCAGGCTCCGCGCCACCTGGACGGCGAAGGCCGCCACCACGGTGCGCGGTCGCCCGGACAGGGGCCGCCAGAGGGCTTCCAACTCGCCCAACCAGGTGGTCAGGTCCGGCGGGGTGACCTCGGGACGGCGGAGCAGGAGAAACGCCGCCAGGGCGAGGCGGTCCTCCTCCCACTGGGTGGGCAGCGCGGGCAGGTCACGCAGGCGCGCGGTCAGGGTCGCCAGCACGGCGAGTAACTCCACACGGGTCAGGGCGGGATGCTGGGCCAGCCGCGCGGCCACGTCCGCCCCATGCGCCAGAGCGTGCAACCATCCCAGCCCGTCCACCCAGTCCCGCAGGTCACGCTCCTGGACGTACCACCTGGCCCACGCCCCCTGCC is a window of Deinococcus terrestris DNA encoding:
- a CDS encoding CorA family divalent cation transporter, which produces MLTSHRRVYSALARPDFVAFVGDEPERHLRALAVEYEHTVDSLESARSLVLGSFDLYTARATLRTNDVVSVLTLATVALGLLATLAGFPSRLLRGRLPCGGSWLGTTG
- a CDS encoding 3'-5' exonuclease — protein: MLFESLVRPLGPVSEGVQAVQDITGEELAAPSWPQVYPQIVPLLRGRELVAWNASFRRLATGCG
- a CDS encoding DUF2785 domain-containing protein, with translation MNLVDWDALRKAGFTLPDGADLPSLVGAAFTLLASPEATARDEWAYAALATWLTSGRLDEYLEDVGERASHLLAAPEVQARSFAALVLAEVLARDARVRRLGAASLRTWQGAWARWYVQERDLRDWVDGLGWLHALAHGADVAARLAQHPALTRVELLAVLATLTARLRDLPALPTQWEEDRLALAAFLLLRRPEVTPPDLTTWLGELEALWRPLSGRPRTVVAAFAVQVARSLLVFAHLGAQLPGEAPVAAPPAPVLQKPLLAALRSAFPVYPA